In Proteus vulgaris, one DNA window encodes the following:
- the traD gene encoding conjugative transfer system coupling protein TraD (Members of this protein family are the putative conjugative coupling factor, TraD, as the term is used for the SXT and TOL plasmid systems.), translating into MKENAYEMPWRTNYEAMAAAGWLVGATGAIAAEMLSELPPEPFWWMTGISSGMALYRLPEAYRLYKLQKGLKGKPLAFMELSHLQKVMAKHPDELWLGYGFEWDQRHAQRAYEILKRDKQTLLNQGHGKQMGSTWIHGVEPKEEDVYLPVGHTEGHTLIVGTTGAGKTRCFDAMITQAILRNEAVIIIDPKGDKELKDNAQRACIAAGSPERFVYFHPGFPEHSVRLNPLRNFNRGTEIASRIAALIPSETGADPFKAFGQMALNNIVQGLLLTSQRPDLKTLRRFLEGGPEGLVVKAVTAWGEQVYPNFSVEIKRFTEKANTLAKQAMAMLLFYYERIQPVAANTDLEGLLSMFEHDRTHYSKMVASLMPVLNMLTSSELGPLLSPIANDVDDSRLITDSGRIINNAQVAYIGLDSLTDAMVGSAIGSLLLSDLTAVAGDRYNYGVENRPVNIFIDEAAEVVNDPFIQLLNKGRGAKMRCVIATQTFADFAARTGSEAKARQVLGNINNLIALRVMDAETQQYITDNLPKTRLQYIMQTQGMSSNSDSPALFTGNHGERLMEEEGDMFPPQLLGQLPNLEYIAKLSGGRVIKGRIPILTSSTQAV; encoded by the coding sequence ATGAAAGAAAACGCATACGAGATGCCTTGGCGCACGAATTATGAAGCCATGGCAGCAGCAGGTTGGCTGGTTGGGGCCACTGGGGCGATTGCCGCAGAAATGCTGAGTGAGCTACCACCTGAGCCATTTTGGTGGATGACAGGGATTTCCTCGGGCATGGCGTTGTATCGCCTGCCTGAGGCTTACCGTCTTTATAAGTTGCAGAAGGGGCTAAAAGGCAAACCTTTGGCTTTTATGGAGCTGTCGCATTTGCAAAAAGTGATGGCAAAACATCCTGATGAATTGTGGTTAGGTTATGGCTTTGAGTGGGACCAACGTCATGCCCAACGCGCTTATGAAATCCTAAAGCGGGATAAGCAAACCTTGCTTAACCAAGGTCACGGCAAGCAAATGGGGTCGACCTGGATTCATGGTGTCGAGCCCAAAGAAGAAGATGTGTACCTGCCAGTTGGTCACACTGAGGGGCACACCTTAATTGTCGGCACCACCGGTGCGGGAAAAACACGATGCTTTGATGCGATGATCACTCAGGCCATTTTGCGCAATGAAGCCGTGATTATTATTGACCCCAAGGGAGACAAAGAACTTAAGGATAATGCCCAGCGAGCCTGTATTGCCGCCGGTAGTCCTGAGCGCTTTGTGTATTTTCATCCGGGGTTTCCAGAGCATTCGGTACGGCTTAATCCCCTGAGGAACTTTAACCGGGGTACTGAAATCGCCAGCCGAATTGCGGCATTAATACCATCTGAAACCGGTGCTGATCCATTTAAAGCTTTTGGCCAAATGGCACTGAATAACATCGTGCAAGGTTTGTTGCTTACTTCACAGCGTCCTGATCTGAAAACACTGAGACGATTCTTGGAAGGTGGCCCAGAAGGCTTGGTAGTAAAAGCCGTTACGGCTTGGGGGGAGCAGGTGTATCCGAACTTTAGTGTGGAGATCAAGCGCTTTACCGAAAAGGCCAATACCTTGGCTAAACAAGCCATGGCGATGCTGCTTTTCTACTACGAACGCATTCAGCCCGTTGCCGCCAATACCGATTTAGAGGGGCTATTGAGCATGTTTGAGCATGATAGAACCCACTATTCTAAGATGGTGGCTTCACTGATGCCGGTGCTCAATATGCTCACCTCAAGTGAATTAGGCCCACTGTTATCACCGATTGCAAACGATGTGGATGACAGCCGGTTAATTACGGATTCTGGTCGAATTATCAACAATGCCCAAGTGGCGTATATCGGCTTGGATTCATTAACCGACGCCATGGTTGGCAGCGCCATTGGTTCGTTGCTTTTATCGGATCTCACTGCTGTGGCCGGTGACCGCTATAACTATGGTGTTGAAAATCGCCCCGTAAATATCTTCATCGATGAGGCTGCTGAAGTCGTAAACGATCCCTTCATTCAACTGCTCAACAAAGGCCGTGGCGCAAAAATGCGTTGTGTGATTGCTACTCAGACATTTGCTGACTTTGCCGCTCGTACAGGCAGTGAAGCTAAGGCTCGCCAGGTGTTAGGTAACATCAACAACTTGATAGCCCTTCGGGTGATGGACGCCGAAACGCAGCAGTACATTACTGACAATCTGCCTAAGACTCGGTTGCAGTACATCATGCAAACTCAAGGTATGTCGTCCAACTCGGACAGCCCCGCGTTGTTTACCGGCAATCATGGCGAACGCTTGATGGAAGAAGAAGGCGATATGTTTCCACCGCAATTATTAGGCCAGCTCCCAAACCTAGAGTACATCGCCAAGCTCTCAGGTGGCCGCGTGATCAAAGGTCGCATTCCTATTTTAACCAGCTCTACACAAGCAGTATAA
- the mobH gene encoding MobH family relaxase — protein sequence MFKNLFFQTKALPELSSQLDADIPRYPPFLKGLPAASPEDLQSTQDELIAKLRQVLGFNQRDFQRLIQPCIDHLAAYVHLLPASEHHHHSGAGGLLRHSLEVAFWAAQAAEGIIFVASGTPVEKKELEPRWRVAAALGGLFHDIGKPVSDLSITDEDGRYQWNPFLETLSQWTTNNSIERYFIRWRDGRCKRHEQFSILVLNRVMTPELLAWLTQPGPEILQAMLEAIGNTDLEHVLSKLVIEADQTSVQRDLKAQRISVDDNALGVPVERYLLDAMRRLLASSQWLVNQRDARVWLRKSNQSTHLYLVWKSAAKDIIELLAKDKIPGIPRDPDTLADILIERGLATKSASNERYESLAPEVLIKDDKPIWLPMLHISEADLLFSSNVPSSVRLFSKSEWEATRQTQAEPQSRSSEHSDLPEASSSIEHRKSDESPSTNSSEQDDELRLASDVNNPQATENAPGDGCEKPNNSYDGAISNNVNQHDAEALNLPESLAWLPEASSALVVVGEQILIRYPDAVRPWCAPRKLLAELSRLDWLELDPANPTRKARTITTKDGVQEQGLLLKISISKGLTALIDLPKQDAEPAAAIQNEEASPRPSRTETTNVQAKEPATRTERKQKPIAANANSSTDPKHAQRQQMVNFVKDLPILLTDGDYPDVDHSADGIRVTIQTLRQVANEHGIPAGQLLRGISASDQCQFDEGETVLFTAHAKR from the coding sequence ATGTTCAAAAACCTATTTTTTCAAACCAAAGCACTACCAGAACTGTCATCTCAACTGGATGCAGACATTCCACGCTATCCGCCATTTCTGAAGGGGTTGCCTGCTGCGTCACCCGAGGATTTGCAGTCCACACAAGACGAGCTAATTGCCAAACTGCGCCAGGTACTTGGCTTCAACCAGCGTGATTTTCAAAGGTTAATTCAGCCCTGTATTGATCATCTGGCTGCTTATGTCCACTTGCTGCCAGCATCTGAGCATCATCATCACAGTGGTGCTGGTGGTTTATTACGTCATTCGTTGGAAGTTGCTTTCTGGGCGGCACAAGCAGCTGAAGGGATCATCTTTGTTGCCAGTGGCACACCGGTTGAGAAAAAAGAGCTAGAGCCAAGGTGGCGTGTCGCGGCGGCTCTTGGCGGTTTGTTCCATGATATTGGTAAGCCTGTTTCAGATTTGTCCATCACAGACGAAGATGGACGCTATCAGTGGAACCCTTTTTTAGAAACCTTATCCCAGTGGACCACTAATAACAGCATTGAACGCTATTTCATTCGTTGGCGCGACGGACGGTGCAAGCGGCACGAGCAATTTTCAATTCTGGTTTTAAACCGGGTGATGACACCTGAGTTGCTCGCCTGGTTAACCCAGCCGGGCCCTGAGATTTTGCAAGCCATGCTGGAGGCAATTGGCAATACTGATCTCGAGCATGTCCTGTCTAAATTGGTCATTGAAGCTGACCAAACCAGTGTCCAGCGAGACCTGAAAGCTCAACGAATTTCCGTTGACGACAATGCCCTTGGTGTCCCAGTCGAACGCTATCTACTTGATGCCATGAGGCGATTACTTGCCAGTTCCCAGTGGCTGGTCAATCAGCGAGACGCCAGAGTCTGGTTACGAAAATCGAATCAATCAACCCATCTTTACCTGGTTTGGAAAAGCGCGGCTAAGGACATCATTGAGCTGTTGGCCAAAGACAAGATACCTGGCATTCCAAGAGATCCCGATACCCTTGCGGACATCCTTATTGAGCGAGGATTGGCCACTAAATCCGCCTCGAATGAGCGATATGAAAGCCTTGCCCCTGAAGTGCTGATCAAAGACGACAAGCCCATCTGGTTACCCATGCTGCATATATCTGAGGCCGATTTATTGTTCAGCTCGAATGTACCAAGTAGTGTGAGACTGTTTAGCAAATCTGAGTGGGAAGCAACACGGCAAACACAAGCAGAGCCACAGAGTCGCTCCAGTGAGCATTCAGACTTGCCTGAAGCGTCATCATCAATCGAACATAGAAAATCGGATGAGTCACCATCGACAAACTCGTCCGAACAAGATGATGAACTTCGTCTTGCCAGTGATGTTAATAACCCCCAGGCAACTGAAAATGCTCCAGGTGATGGATGTGAAAAGCCTAACAATTCATATGATGGCGCTATCTCAAATAACGTAAACCAGCACGATGCAGAAGCATTGAATCTGCCTGAATCTTTGGCATGGCTCCCAGAGGCCAGTAGCGCGCTGGTTGTGGTTGGTGAACAGATACTGATCCGCTATCCCGATGCCGTAAGACCTTGGTGTGCTCCCCGAAAACTGCTTGCTGAACTCAGTCGATTAGATTGGCTTGAACTAGATCCCGCAAACCCGACACGTAAGGCCAGAACTATTACTACGAAAGATGGCGTTCAGGAGCAAGGGTTGCTGCTGAAAATATCGATTTCTAAAGGGCTTACTGCACTGATTGACCTTCCCAAACAAGACGCAGAACCGGCGGCAGCAATTCAGAACGAAGAGGCTTCACCGCGACCGAGTCGAACTGAGACAACCAATGTCCAAGCAAAAGAACCCGCCACAAGAACGGAGCGAAAGCAAAAGCCGATTGCGGCCAATGCGAACTCAAGTACCGACCCCAAACACGCGCAGCGGCAACAGATGGTTAATTTTGTGAAAGATTTGCCCATCTTACTGACCGATGGTGATTACCCAGACGTGGATCATAGTGCCGATGGTATTCGCGTCACGATTCAAACCTTACGCCAAGTCGCCAATGAGCATGGTATTCCAGCCGGACAGCTGCTTCGGGGGATCTCGGCCAGTGACCAATGCCAGTTTGATGAGGGGGAAACGGTTCTGTTTACCGCTCACGCTAAGCGTTAA